In Trifolium pratense cultivar HEN17-A07 linkage group LG7, ARS_RC_1.1, whole genome shotgun sequence, a genomic segment contains:
- the LOC123899885 gene encoding DNA replication complex GINS protein PSF1-like: protein MYGRKACQLVKEFASGEKGQLTPFNNDLFDQVVAECSQHHGELQSLIRKMQEEGLDVQTARNADHCGALIHLFSIVRNKRCLTAYVYNRAETIQNLLWKIGPVIPKEIEEKFDHWEEEYFKKHSSALKSYMSKVLVDLTVDMVPPKDPYIQVRVLEDIREGIVLTDDKNLNFARHSMHFLKRTDAEKYIPRGLMEELTG from the exons ATGTATGGGAGAAAAGCTTGCCAACTTGTGAAAGAATTTGCAAGTGGAGAAAAGGGCCAGCTCACACCATTTAAT AATGACTTGTTTGACCAAGTAGTTGCAGAATGCAGCCAACACCACGGTGAGCTCCAGTCCTTGATAAG GAAGATGCAGGAAGAAGGCTTGGATGTCCAAACTGCTAGAAATGCTGACCACTGCGGAGCCCTCATCCACCTATTTTCTATAGTCCGAAATAAACGTTGTCTAACAGCCTATGT GTATAACCGAGCAGAAACTATACAGAACTTGTTATGGAAGATAGGGCCCGTGATTCCTAAAGAAATTGAAGAGAAGTTTGATCATTGGGAGGAAGAGTATTTCAAGAAGCATTCTTCAGCATTGAAATCTTATATGTCAAAAGTGCTGGTTGATCTGACTGTG GATATGGTACCACCAAAAGATCCATACATCCAAGTAAGGGTTCTTGAAGACATAAGAGAAGGCATAGTACTTACTGATGATAAGAATCTCAATTTTGCCCGCCATTCAATGCATTTTCTGAAACGAACTGATGCTGAGAAATATATCCCACGG GGCTTAATGGAGGAGCTCACCGGTTGA